GAGCGCTGGACCGTGCACGGGGCCGGCCACGCCTGGTCCGGCGGGCAGGAGCATTTCGACTGCGCCGACGTCAGCGGCCCCGATGCCAGCGATGAGATGATGCGCTTCTTCATGGAAACGGTCAGTCCGCCCTTGTAGGCAAAACCAGGGAAAAAACGGCTTTGTAGGCCGTTTCCTACAGGAAAAGTCGCCAATCCCGGTCTTCCGGCTTGGCGATGTGTTGTTTCCGCCTCTGTACAAGCAATTTCCTATAGTACACACCTTGCCCGGCGATGGATTGACATTAAAATGTTCGATCACCATCAAGGAGCAGGCACGTGGATATTATTGAAGAGTCGAACGAAGTACTGGATTCGAAGTTGCTGCTGACCGCGCTGGTCGCGTTGCGCAAGGGCGATTTTTCAGTGCGACTGCCGTCCGACCTGACCGGCATGAACGGCAAGATTGCCGATACGCTCAACGATATCATTGAAAACAGCGACAAGATCGCCCAGGAGATCGTGAGCGTGAGCCGCGTGGTCGGCCACGACGGCCGCCTGCTCCAGCGCGCGGCGCCCCCGTCGGTGGGCGGCGGCTGGGCCACCATCATCAATTCCGTCAACGCCCTGATTGACGACCTGGTCCGCCCGACTACGGAAATGGCGCGCGTCATTGGCGCCGTGGCCAAAGGCGACCTGTCCCAGAACATGGCACTGGAAGTCGATGGCCGCCCTCTGCGCGGCCAGTTCCTGCGCGCGGCATCGACTGCCAACACCATGGTGGACCAGCTTTCTTCCTTCGCCTCCGAGGTAACGCGCGTGGCGCGTGAGGTGGGTACCGAAGGTAAGCTGGGCGGCCAGGCAAACGTGCCGGGCGTGGCAGGTACCTGGAAAGACTTGACCGACTCGGTGAACTCGATGGCGGGTAACCTCACCTCGCAGGTGCGTAACATTGCAGAAGTAACGACCGCAGTGGCGAACGGCGACTTGTCCAAGAAAATTACGGTGGACGTGCGCGGCGAGATTCTTCAACTGAAAGACACCATCAACACCATGGTGGACCAGCTGCGCTCGTTTGCGTCGGAGGTGACGCGCGTGGCGCGCGAGGTGGGTACGGAGGGCAAGCTCGGCGGCCAGGCCTACGTGCCGGGCGTGGGCGGCACCTGGAAAGACTTGACCGATAACGTGAACTTCATGGCATCGAACCTGACGGGTCAGGTGCGAAACATTGCTGAAGTGACGACAGCGGTGGCCAACGGCGACTTGTCCAAGAAAATCGCGGCCGACGCGAAGGGCGAGATTCTCCAGCTCAAGGACACCATCAACGTGATGGTGGACCAGCTGTCTTCGTTCGCATCGGAAGTGACGCGCGTGGCGCGCGAGGTAGGTACCGAAGGCAAACTGGGCGGCCAGGCGCAGGTAAAGGGCGTGGGCGGCACCTGGAAAGACTTGACCGATTCCGTGAACTCGATGGCAGGTAACCTGACCGGCCAGGTGCGAAACATCGCGGAAGTGACGACCGCGGTGGCAAACGGCGACCTCGGTAAAAAGATTACCGCTGACGCCAAGGGCGAGATTCTCGAACTGAAGAACACGATTAACGTGATGGTGGACCAGCTGTCCTCGTTTGCATCGGAAGTCACGCGCGTGGCCCGTGAGGTAGGTACCGAAGGCAAGCTGGGCGGCCAGGCGCAGGTGAAGGGCGTGGGCGGTACCTGGAAAGACTTGACCGAAAACGTGAACTCGATGGCGGGTAATTTGACGCGCCAGGTGCGAAACATTGCGGAGGTGACGACCGCGGTGGCGAACGGTAACCTGTCCAAGAAGATTACCGCTGACGCCAAGGGCGAGATCCTGGAGCTGAAGGACACAATTAACGTGATGGTGGACCAGCTGTCCTCCTTTGCGTCGGAAGTGACGCGCGTGGCGCGCGAAGTCGGTACCGAAGGAAAACTGGGCGGCCAGGCACACGTGCCGGGCGTTGCAGGTACCTGGAAAGACTTGACCGACTCCGTGAACTCCATGGCAGGTAACTTGACGGGGCAGGTGCGAAACATCGCGGAAGTAACGACCGCGGTGGCGAACGGCGACTTGTCCAAGAAAATTGCGGCAGACGCCCAGGGCGAGATTCTGCAGCTGAAGGACACGATTAACGTGATGGTGGACCAGTTGTCCTCCTTCGCATCCGAGGTAACGCGGGTGGCTCGCGAGGTGGGTACCGAAGGAAAACTGGGCGGCCAGGCAAACGTGCCGGGCGTCGCGGGCACGTGGAAAGACTTGACCGACAACGTGAACTCCATGGCGGGTAACTTGACGGGGCAGGTACGAAACATTGCGGAAGTAACGACCGCGGTGGCAAACGGCGACTTGTCCAAGAAGATTGCAGCAGACGCCCAGGGCGAGATTTTGCAGCTGAAGGACACGATTAACGTGATGGTGGACCAGCTCTCTTCCTTCGCATCCGAAGTAACGCGCGTGGCGCGTGAAGTGGGTACCGAAGGCAAGCTTGGCGGCCAGGCGCAGGTGAAGGGCGTAGCGGGTACGTGGAAAGACTTGACCGACAACGTGAACTTCATGGCATCGAACTTGACGGGCCAGGTGCGAAACATTGCGGAGGTGACGACCGCGGTGGCAAACGGCGAGCTGTCCAAGACCATTACCGCGGACGCCAAGGGCGAAATTCTGGAGCTTAAGAACACGATTAACGTGATGGTGGACCAGCTCAACTCCTTTGCGTCCGAAGTGACGCGCGTGGCGCGCGAAGTCGGTACCGAAGGAAAACTGGGCGGCCAGGCAAACGTGCCCGGTGTCGCCGGCACGTGGAAAGACTTGACCGACTCCGTGAACTCCATGGCAGGTAACCTGACGGGCCAGGTACGTAACATTGCGGACGTGACGACCGCGGTGGCAACGGGCGACCTGTCCAAGAAGATTACCGCTGACGCCAAGGGCGAGATCCTGGAGCTGAAAGACACGATTAACGTGATGGTGGACCAGCTGTCTTCCTTCGCATCGGAAGTCACGCGCGTGGCGCGTGAAGTGGGTACGGAAGGAAAACTGGGTGGCCAGGCGCAGGTGAAGGGCGTGGCAGGTACGTGGAAAGACTTGACCGACAACGTGAACTTCATGGCCTCGAACCTGACGGGTCAGGTGCGTAACATTGCGGAAGTGACGACCGCGGTGGCAAACGGTGACCTCTCCAAGAAGATTACCGCCGACGTCAAAGGCGAGATTCTGGAAATGAAGGACACCATTAACGTCATGGTGGACCAGCTGTCCTCCTTCGCATCCGAGGTAACGCGGGTGGCGCGCGAGGTGGGTACCGAAGGTAAGCTGGGCGGCCAGGCGAACGTGCCGGGGGTTGCAGGTACCTGGAAAGACTTGACCGACTCCGTGAACTCGATGGCAGGTAACCTGACCTCGCAGGTGCGTAACATTGCGGACGTGACGACGGCGGTGGCAAACGGTGACTTGTCCAAGAAAATTACGGTGGACGTGCGCGGCGAGATCCTGCAGCTCAAAGACACCATCAACACCATGGTGGACCAGCTGCGTTCCTTCGCATCCGAGGTAACGCGCGTGGCGCGCGAGGTGGGTACCGAGGGCCGCCTGGGCGGCCAGGCGAACGTGCCGGGTGCATCGGGTACGTGGAAAGACTTGACCGACAACGTGAACTTCATGGCGTCGAACCTCACGGGCCAGGTGCGAAACATCGCGGAAGTGACTACCGCCGTGGCAAACGGCGACCTGTCCAAGAAGATTACGGTGGACGTGAAGGGCGAGATTCTCGAACTCAAGGACACCATCAACGTGATGGTGGACCAGCTGTCCTCCTTTGCATCGGAGGTAACGCGCGTGGCGCGTGAGGTGGGCACGGAGGGCAAGCTCGGTGGCCAGGCGCAGGTGAAGGGCGTGGGCGGTACCTGGAAGGACCTGACCGAAAACGTGAACTTCATGGCAGCCAACCTGACCGCGCAGGTGCGCGGTATCGCAGGCGTGGTAACCGCCGTGGCAAAAGGCGACATGAAGAAAAAGCTGACGGTGGCGGCGCAGGGCGAGATCGCATCGCTGGCCAACACCATCAACGAGATGACCGATACCCTGGCCGTGTTTGCGGACCAGGTAACGGGCGTGGCGCGCGACGTGGGTGTGGAAGGAAAGCTGGGTGGCCAGGCAAGTGTGCCGGGCGCCTCGGGTACCTGGAAAGACTTGACGGAAAACGTGAACCAGCTCGCTGCTAACCTGACCACCCAGGTGCGCGCGATTGCAGAGGTGGCAACGGCGGTGACGCGTGGTGACTTGTCGCGATCCATTCAGGTGGAAGCGCGCGGCGAGGTGTCCGACCTCAAGGACAACATCAACGAAATGATCCGCAACCTCAAGGAGACCACGCAGAAGAACGCGGAGCAGGACTGGCTCAAGACCAACCTGGCGCGCTTTACGCGCCTGCTGCAGGGCCAGCGCGACATTGAAGAAGTGACCAAGCTGATTCTGTCGGAGCTCGCGCCGCTGGTATCGGCCCACCACGGCGTGTTCTTCATGATGGACGCGCACGCCGTCAAGCCGCGCCTGAAAATGATCGCTTCCTACGGCTACCGCTCGGACCGCGAGCTGCCAACCTCCTTTGCCCCGGGCGAAGGCCTGGTGGGCCAGTGTGCCATCGAGAAGCAGCGCATGTGGCTCACCAACGTCCCGCGCGACTACATCGTGGTCTCGTCGGGCCTTGGCTCGGCGCCGCCGACCAACATCGTCGTGCTGCCAATCCTGTTCGAGCAGGAAGTCAAGGCCGTCATCGAGATTGCCTCGCTCGACCGCTTCACCCAGACCCACATGGGCTTCCTCGACCAGCTGATGGGTTCCATTGGCGCGGTGTTGAATACCATTGAAGCGAACAGCCGTACCGAGTCGCTGCTGACCCAGTCGCAGTCGCTGGCGCAGGAACTGCAGCAGACCAACCAGGAGCTGGCGGAGAAAGCGCGCCTGCTGTCAGACCAGAACAGTGAGGTGGAACGCAAGAACCGCGAGGTGGAGCAGGCCAAGCTGGCGCTGGAAGACAAGGCAACCCAGCTGGCCCTGTCGTCCAAGTACAAGTCCGAATTTTTGGCCAATATGTCGCACGAACTGCGTACGCCATTGAATTCGCTCCTAATCCTGGCGCAGCAGCTGGGCGACAACCCGCACGGCAACCTGTCGCAGAACCAGGTGGAATACGCCAAGACCATTCACGGTTCCGGCTCCGACCTGCTTACGCTCATTAACGACATCCTCGACCTGTCCAAGATCGAATCCGGTACCGTGACGCTGGAAGTATCCGAGTCGCGCTTCCCGGTCCTGGCTACCTATGTGGAGCGTACCTTCCGCCACATGGCAGAAGCGAAGCTCGTCAAGTTCTTCATCGAGATGGACCCAAGCCTGCCGGTGTCGATGATGACCGACACCACGCGCCTGCAGCAGATCCTGAAAAACCTGCTGTCGAATGCGTTCAAGTTCACCGCCAATGGCCAGGTCACGCTCAAGATCGGCATGGTTTCCGGCGGCTGGACCCCGGACCATCCGGTGCTGTCCAATTCGGACGCTGTGGTCTCGTTCTCCGTGACCGATACCGGTGTCGGTATCTCTGCCGACAAGCTGCAGCTGATTTTCGAAGCGTTCCAGCAGGCCGACGGTTCCACCGCGCGCCGCTACGGCGGAACGGGCCTGGGCCTGTCGATTTCGCGCGAACTGGCGCGCCTGTTGGGCGGCGAAATCCGCGTGACCAGCGTGGTGGGCAGCGGTTCGACCTTCACCCTGTTCCTGCCATATAACAATGCCAGCTTCGGTGCCTACCAGCTGGGCATGGAGCCGGCGCCGCTGCGCCAGATCGCGCACGACCTGGCCACCTCGTCGCCCGCGTCGCTGCCAATTCCGGGCGTCGTTACGCTGCCGTTCAATGGCAGCGCCCCGCGCGTGAACCTGCACGATCCGGACTTCGACGACCGCAACCTGATTTCTGCCGGCGACCAGTCGGTGATGATCGTGGAGGATGACACCGCGTTTGCCAATATCCTGCTGTCGCAGGCACGGGCGCGCGGCCTGAAAGGCATCGTCACCTTCAGCGGCGAATCGGTGCTGACGCTGGCGCGTGACTACCTGCCGATCGCGATCCTGCTCGATATCGATCTGCCGGATACCGATGGCTTCACCGTGCTCGATCGCCTGAAGCGTGATCCGGCCACGCGCCATATTCCGGTGCACGTCATCTCCAGCATGCGCGAGCGCGAAAAGGCGCTGCGTTCGGGCGCGATTTCGTACCTGAACAAGCCGGTCAAGCTCGAACGCATCGAAGAGGAATTCAACCAGATCCTGCGCTTCATGAGCCAGACCCGCCGCAGCCTCTTGATCGTGGAAGACGACGAAGTCCAGCGCCTCGACATTACCCAGCTGATCGGCGACTCCGACCTGGAACTGGTGTCAGTCGACACCGGTGCCAAGGCGCTGGAGATCTTGGCCGAACGCCGCTTCGACTGCGTGGTGCTCGACCTGTCGCTGCCGGACATGGACGGCTTCACGCTGCTCGACACCATCAGCAAGGACCCCAATCTGCGTGACCTGCCGGTGGTGGTGTACACGGCCGCCGAGCTGTCGCGCAAGGAAGTGACCAAGCTCAAACGCTTCGCCAAGACTATTGTGGTCAAGGATGCCCGTTCGCGCGAGCGCCTGCTGGACGAAACGGCGCTGTTCCTGCACCGTTCGCCGGCGCGTCTGCCGGACGAACAGCGCCGCATGCTCGAGCAGGTCCAGGTGTCGGAAGGCGATCTGGCCGGCCGCAGCGTACTGGTGGTGGACGACGACCTGCGCAACATCTTTGCCCTGACCACGGTGCTCGAGCGCTACCAGATGAAGGTGCACTTTGCCGAAAACGGCAAGGACGGCATCAAGATGCTGGAAGAGACGGAGGGCATCGAGATCGTCCTGATGGACATCATGATGCCGGAGATGGATGGCTACGACACCATGCGTGCGATCCGCAAGATCGCCCGCTTCAAGTCGCTGCCCATCATCACCCTGACCGCCAAGGCGATGAAGGGTGACCGCGACAAGTGTATTGCCGCCGGTGCTTCCGACTACATCACCAAGCCGGTGGATGTGGCGCAGCTGCTCTCGCTCATGCGTGTCTGGCTGGGGCATTGATAGTGCCGGACGATAGCATCGACAGCGCCGGTGACGTGACGCAGCTTGAAACGAAGCTGCTGATCGAAGCCGTGTACCGGCGCTACGGGCTGGACTTCCGCGGCTTCGAGCGCGCGGGGCTGGAGCACAAGCTCGCGGCCTTGCAGCAGGACGCGCAGCTGGAGAACATCTCGGCGCTGCAGGGCAAGGTCCTGCACGACGCGGCGTTTGCCCGCAGCGCCATGCGCACGCTCTCTGCCAGCGCCAGCGCTTTTTTCACCAGTCCCCAGTGCTTCATGGCGATGCGCTGTGCGGCGCTGCCGCTATTGCGTTCCGCCTCGTGGCCGGTGATCTGGGTGGCCGAATGCGGCGACCCGGCGTTGGTCATTTCGCTGGCCGTCATGCTGCAGGAGGAGGGCTTGCTGGGCAAAACGCAGCTGTTCGTCACCAGTGCCAATGATGACCTGCTGGCGCAAGTGTCGGCATTGAGCTTTGACGCCGCCACGCTGGCCGCGCGCGACGAGGACCACTACAGGAGTGGCGGGACCGGGTCCCTGGCGGCCTACTGCGAGCTGGAAGATGGCGTGTATCGCCTGCGCGAGGACATGCGGCACAACATCGTGTGGGGACAGTACGATCTTGCCAGTGATGCCTCATTCAACGAGTTTCACCTGGTGGTTTGCCAGCGCCCGCTGCGCGAGTTCGATCACGTGCTGCAGCGGCGCGCGCTGGGGCTGTTCAGCGAAAGCCTGTGCAATTTCGGCATCCTGCAGGTGGAGCCGCCGAGCGATATCCTCAGTTCGGAGTTCTCCAAGTCGTTCACCAGTGTGCTGAGCGAGCAGGGCGTCTACCGGCGCCTGCCCTGACCCGTGAGAAGGCGGTCGCCGTCGCGCATCCGCCTGTCGCTTTATCTCTGACCTTTGTTGCGGCCCCAAGCTCGTCTGCGGCGCGAACCTGTCAGTTCCATGCAATGCC
This region of Massilia sp. PAMC28688 genomic DNA includes:
- a CDS encoding HAMP domain-containing protein, translated to MDIIEESNEVLDSKLLLTALVALRKGDFSVRLPSDLTGMNGKIADTLNDIIENSDKIAQEIVSVSRVVGHDGRLLQRAAPPSVGGGWATIINSVNALIDDLVRPTTEMARVIGAVAKGDLSQNMALEVDGRPLRGQFLRAASTANTMVDQLSSFASEVTRVAREVGTEGKLGGQANVPGVAGTWKDLTDSVNSMAGNLTSQVRNIAEVTTAVANGDLSKKITVDVRGEILQLKDTINTMVDQLRSFASEVTRVAREVGTEGKLGGQAYVPGVGGTWKDLTDNVNFMASNLTGQVRNIAEVTTAVANGDLSKKIAADAKGEILQLKDTINVMVDQLSSFASEVTRVAREVGTEGKLGGQAQVKGVGGTWKDLTDSVNSMAGNLTGQVRNIAEVTTAVANGDLGKKITADAKGEILELKNTINVMVDQLSSFASEVTRVAREVGTEGKLGGQAQVKGVGGTWKDLTENVNSMAGNLTRQVRNIAEVTTAVANGNLSKKITADAKGEILELKDTINVMVDQLSSFASEVTRVAREVGTEGKLGGQAHVPGVAGTWKDLTDSVNSMAGNLTGQVRNIAEVTTAVANGDLSKKIAADAQGEILQLKDTINVMVDQLSSFASEVTRVAREVGTEGKLGGQANVPGVAGTWKDLTDNVNSMAGNLTGQVRNIAEVTTAVANGDLSKKIAADAQGEILQLKDTINVMVDQLSSFASEVTRVAREVGTEGKLGGQAQVKGVAGTWKDLTDNVNFMASNLTGQVRNIAEVTTAVANGELSKTITADAKGEILELKNTINVMVDQLNSFASEVTRVAREVGTEGKLGGQANVPGVAGTWKDLTDSVNSMAGNLTGQVRNIADVTTAVATGDLSKKITADAKGEILELKDTINVMVDQLSSFASEVTRVAREVGTEGKLGGQAQVKGVAGTWKDLTDNVNFMASNLTGQVRNIAEVTTAVANGDLSKKITADVKGEILEMKDTINVMVDQLSSFASEVTRVAREVGTEGKLGGQANVPGVAGTWKDLTDSVNSMAGNLTSQVRNIADVTTAVANGDLSKKITVDVRGEILQLKDTINTMVDQLRSFASEVTRVAREVGTEGRLGGQANVPGASGTWKDLTDNVNFMASNLTGQVRNIAEVTTAVANGDLSKKITVDVKGEILELKDTINVMVDQLSSFASEVTRVAREVGTEGKLGGQAQVKGVGGTWKDLTENVNFMAANLTAQVRGIAGVVTAVAKGDMKKKLTVAAQGEIASLANTINEMTDTLAVFADQVTGVARDVGVEGKLGGQASVPGASGTWKDLTENVNQLAANLTTQVRAIAEVATAVTRGDLSRSIQVEARGEVSDLKDNINEMIRNLKETTQKNAEQDWLKTNLARFTRLLQGQRDIEEVTKLILSELAPLVSAHHGVFFMMDAHAVKPRLKMIASYGYRSDRELPTSFAPGEGLVGQCAIEKQRMWLTNVPRDYIVVSSGLGSAPPTNIVVLPILFEQEVKAVIEIASLDRFTQTHMGFLDQLMGSIGAVLNTIEANSRTESLLTQSQSLAQELQQTNQELAEKARLLSDQNSEVERKNREVEQAKLALEDKATQLALSSKYKSEFLANMSHELRTPLNSLLILAQQLGDNPHGNLSQNQVEYAKTIHGSGSDLLTLINDILDLSKIESGTVTLEVSESRFPVLATYVERTFRHMAEAKLVKFFIEMDPSLPVSMMTDTTRLQQILKNLLSNAFKFTANGQVTLKIGMVSGGWTPDHPVLSNSDAVVSFSVTDTGVGISADKLQLIFEAFQQADGSTARRYGGTGLGLSISRELARLLGGEIRVTSVVGSGSTFTLFLPYNNASFGAYQLGMEPAPLRQIAHDLATSSPASLPIPGVVTLPFNGSAPRVNLHDPDFDDRNLISAGDQSVMIVEDDTAFANILLSQARARGLKGIVTFSGESVLTLARDYLPIAILLDIDLPDTDGFTVLDRLKRDPATRHIPVHVISSMREREKALRSGAISYLNKPVKLERIEEEFNQILRFMSQTRRSLLIVEDDEVQRLDITQLIGDSDLELVSVDTGAKALEILAERRFDCVVLDLSLPDMDGFTLLDTISKDPNLRDLPVVVYTAAELSRKEVTKLKRFAKTIVVKDARSRERLLDETALFLHRSPARLPDEQRRMLEQVQVSEGDLAGRSVLVVDDDLRNIFALTTVLERYQMKVHFAENGKDGIKMLEETEGIEIVLMDIMMPEMDGYDTMRAIRKIARFKSLPIITLTAKAMKGDRDKCIAAGASDYITKPVDVAQLLSLMRVWLGH
- a CDS encoding CheR family methyltransferase; this encodes MPDDSIDSAGDVTQLETKLLIEAVYRRYGLDFRGFERAGLEHKLAALQQDAQLENISALQGKVLHDAAFARSAMRTLSASASAFFTSPQCFMAMRCAALPLLRSASWPVIWVAECGDPALVISLAVMLQEEGLLGKTQLFVTSANDDLLAQVSALSFDAATLAARDEDHYRSGGTGSLAAYCELEDGVYRLREDMRHNIVWGQYDLASDASFNEFHLVVCQRPLREFDHVLQRRALGLFSESLCNFGILQVEPPSDILSSEFSKSFTSVLSEQGVYRRLP